A single Xenopus laevis strain J_2021 chromosome 3S, Xenopus_laevis_v10.1, whole genome shotgun sequence DNA region contains:
- the bnip1.S gene encoding BCL2/adenovirus E1B 19kDa interacting protein 1 S homeolog (The RefSeq protein has 1 substitution compared to this genomic sequence) yields the protein MADSQDVHVRICHQEIVRYDLEIKALIQDIRECPGPLSTLNDLNAQVKEKLHLLRLRIQDFEQLAKEQDKESDKQALLKEMECHKKQMLSNQTVWRKANLSCKQAIDNAEKDELLQGGDPTRQRKVAKENLAQSTSSITESLMGISRMMSQQVRQSEVSMQTIATSSRTIQEANEEFKSMSGTIQLGRKLITKYNRRELTDKLLIFLALALFLATVLYILKKRLFLF from the exons ATGGCAGATTCCCAGGATGTCCACGTCCGGATCTGTCATCAGGAAATCGTGAAATATGATCTGGAGATCAAAGCGCTGATCCAG GATATCAGAGAATGTCCTGGTCCTCTAAGCACCCTGAATGATCTCAATGCTCAAGTCAAGGAGAAATTACACCTGCTGAGGTTGAGAATACAG GATTTTGAACAATTGGCTAAGGAGCAGGATAAGGAATCTGACAAGCAAGCATTGCTGAAGGAGATGGAGTGTCACAAAAAACAGATGTTAAG CAACCAGACTGTGTGGCGAAAGGCGAACCTTTCATGCAAGCAAGCGATCGATAATGCAGAGAAGGATGAACTGCTTCAAGGAGGCGACCCTACAAGGCAGAG AAAAGTAGCAAAGGAAAACCTGGCACAGTCAACAAGCAGCATCACAGAGAGTCTGATGGGAATCAGTCGAATGATGTCACAGCAAGTCCGGCAGAGTGAAGTATCCATGCAGACAATAG CCACATCATCACGGACCATTCAGGAAGCCAATGAGGAGTTCAAATCCATGTCAGGGACTATACAACTTGGACGAAAACTCATCACTAAGTACAACCGGCGTGAACTCACTGATAAGTTGCTCATTTTTTTGGCCTTAGCCTTATTCTTAGCAactgtactgtacattttgaaaaaaaggctatttcTGTTCTAG